The Haloferax volcanii DS2 DNA segment TTCGTGGGCTGTTTGGAGACGATGTCGTAGCGGACCGCGCCGATGCCGACCTGCCGGGCGATGCGGTCGATGTCGGCCTCGTCGAGGTCGTCGTCGCGGGTGCGGCCTTCGAGGCGGGTCTCGACCTCGTCGCGGGCGCGGTCGATAGCCTCGTCGAGGAGGTCGTCGAGCATGACGCCCGTCCCCTTGCGGGTGGACATCGTCTCGCCGCCGGGGAGGTTGACCCACGAGTAGATGACGTTCTCCAGTTTGTCCACGTCGTTGCCGAGGATGTCGAGCGCGGCGCGGAGCTGGCCGGACTGGAGCTTGTGGTCCTCGCCGAGGACGGTCACGGCGCGGTCGTAGTTGTCGAACTTCCACTCGTGGTGGGCGAGGTCGCGCGTCGTGTACAGCGAGGTGTCGTCCGACCGGAGGAACACGAGGTTCTTCTCGAAGCCGTAGTCGTCGAGTTCGAGCTGCCACGCGTCCTCCTCGTAGACGGCGTGGTCGGTCTCCTTGAGGCGCTCCGCGAGGTCGCGGGTGCTCCCGTCGAACATGAACCGCGTCTCCTTGACGAACTCGTCGAACTCCGCGGGGAGGCGTTCGAGGCACTCGCGCATGCCGCCGAGCACCTGGTCGACCACGGTCTCGACGCGGGCGTACGTCTCCTCGTCGCCCTCCTCGATGCCCTGGAGGATTTCGGTGATTTCGGCTTCGGCCCGTTCGACCTCCTCGGGGTCGGCCTCTTCGAGGAAGGCGTTGCCCTTGCGGTAGTAGCGGACGAGGTCGTACTCGACGCGCTCGCGGGCGGGTTCGCTTTCGAGGTCGTCCTCGTCGAACGTCTCGTAGGCCCACGTGAAGACGGCCATCTGGCGGCCGGCGTCGTTCACGTAGTAGTGGCGGTCGACGTCGTTGCCGGCGAAGTCGAGCAGGTTGGCGACGGCGTCGCCGATGACCGGGTTGCGGGTGCGGCCGACGTGGACCGGTCCGGTCGGGTTCGCGCTCGTGTGCTCGACGACGACGCTGTCGCCGGTCGCGGGCAGGCGACCGTACGCCTCGTCGCTCGCGGCGGCGTCGAGAGTGTCGTCGTAGTAGGCGTCGGAGACGTGGAAGTTGACGTACGGCCCCTGCGTGTCGACCGCGGCGAGGTAGTCGTAGCCCTCGACGGAGAGTTCCTCGGCGATGTCGGCGGCGATTTTCGGCGGCGGCGCGCCGACGACCCCGGCGAGTCGGAAGGCGACGCTGGAGGCGAGCGTCGCGGGTACGTCCTCCGGCGGCTCCTCGACCCCGAGGTCGTCGGTGGGCAGGTCGAGCGACGAAAGCGCCGCAGAGAGCGCCGTCTCGACCTCCTCACGGAACTGTCTGAACATGTACGCGGATTCTCGATAGGCGGCTAAAGGCCTTTCCGAACCGTCCGGGCGACCGCGCCCCGCGCCGACCGGGGACGTTCGTTCCCCTCGGTTTTCGGGGTGGTCTTAGCGCCACCCGCGTGGATACCTTACTAGTAAGGTAGTAGTGGTATATCGCCCGGGGACGACGTTCAAACCACGGGGCGGCGACCCGCCGCTCTCACC contains these protein-coding regions:
- the argS gene encoding arginine--tRNA ligase; protein product: MFRQFREEVETALSAALSSLDLPTDDLGVEEPPEDVPATLASSVAFRLAGVVGAPPPKIAADIAEELSVEGYDYLAAVDTQGPYVNFHVSDAYYDDTLDAAASDEAYGRLPATGDSVVVEHTSANPTGPVHVGRTRNPVIGDAVANLLDFAGNDVDRHYYVNDAGRQMAVFTWAYETFDEDDLESEPARERVEYDLVRYYRKGNAFLEEADPEEVERAEAEITEILQGIEEGDEETYARVETVVDQVLGGMRECLERLPAEFDEFVKETRFMFDGSTRDLAERLKETDHAVYEEDAWQLELDDYGFEKNLVFLRSDDTSLYTTRDLAHHEWKFDNYDRAVTVLGEDHKLQSGQLRAALDILGNDVDKLENVIYSWVNLPGGETMSTRKGTGVMLDDLLDEAIDRARDEVETRLEGRTRDDDLDEADIDRIARQVGIGAVRYDIVSKQPTKTITFEWDQALNFEAQSAPYIQYVHARCCGIADEAATAGLDASEADPAVLTTDAERDLLATIARFPAVVETAADDLEPHTVATFARELAEVFNTFYRECPVLDADEEVGAARLALVEASRNAVANALAIVGVEAPESM